One Pseudanabaena sp. BC1403 genomic window, TTCAATATCCGAACTGAGGACTCTGATCACGGAGAGTACAGGTATAACGCCCAAATTAGGAGAAGAGGATGATCGGTAAAATTATTAAGGGAAAGAGCTTTCAAGGCTGCTTATCCTATGTCATGGGAAAAACTGGTGCAGCAGTTGTAGGTATGAATATGGATGGCAAAGATCCATATAGTTTGGCAAATGAATTTTCGTTGTCTTGGCAATTGCGCCCTAAATTAAATTACAAAGTTTGCCATGTAATTCTCAGCCTTAGTCCTGAAGAGCATCTTAACAATGATGCTTGGCAGACAGCGATCGCCCAATATCTCAAAGAAATGGGATTTACCAATAATCAATATGTGGCTGTAAAGCATACTGATAAAGAAAATCACGAACACATACATCTCGTGACCAGTCGGGTGCGGATGGACGGCTCAGTAGTTTCTGACAGTTGGGATTGGACGCGCAGCCAAGATATAATCCGCAAATTGGAGCAGGACTTTGGACTAGCGGCTATACCATCAAGTTGGGAGAGTGATCGCCAAGAACAAACCAAAAGTCAGATTGATAAGGAATTAGAAACGGGCAAAGTTACTGTAAAGCGTCAACTTGCGGATAAGATCGATGCAACTTTGGTAAATACCACTTCACTACCAGATTTTATTGAGCAATTAAATCTTGAAGGGATTGAAGTTAGGGTTGACCGAGATCGCAAGGGAAACCCGAAAGGGATTGCTTACAAATTGGATGGAGTAAGCATGGCAGGCTCCAGTGTGGGTAAAGCTTATTCCTTACCGCGTATCTTGAAGCGGATAGAAAGCATCTCCGAGCAGGGGATACATTCTAATAGTCCTGATATGGCATCTCACATATCGCAAGTCATCAGAGAGCAAGTAAAAGCAGGAATGACCATGCCCCAGTTGATTGAGCAGTTGAAACATTCAGGAATAGATGCTCATGTCAAATACACGCGCACCAAGAAGATTAAAGGTATTTCCTACAGTTTGGGAAGTAACAGTATTCAAGGTAATGAGCTAGGCAAAGAGTTTAGTTGGGGAGGACTTCAGAAATATTTGCAGATCAGTTACGATCCAGCACGCGATCGCTCGATTATTTTAGAGATGCAAAGTGCTGATCGAAAGGTGGTGAACCAGCCTGTAGATTCGTTGCATCAATCTGAACAGAGTTTTTCAGATAGCTTGTTAAAAGAGCTTGTGATTGAGTTAGAAAAACAGCGATCGCTTAAAGTATCCAAACTAAACCAATCTGAAAATATTACTAAATCAGAAATCCCTGTTAACCCAGAACAGGACAGAAACAATCACGCTCAGATGGTTGCAGCAATCTGCC contains:
- a CDS encoding relaxase/mobilization nuclease domain-containing protein; amino-acid sequence: MIGKIIKGKSFQGCLSYVMGKTGAAVVGMNMDGKDPYSLANEFSLSWQLRPKLNYKVCHVILSLSPEEHLNNDAWQTAIAQYLKEMGFTNNQYVAVKHTDKENHEHIHLVTSRVRMDGSVVSDSWDWTRSQDIIRKLEQDFGLAAIPSSWESDRQEQTKSQIDKELETGKVTVKRQLADKIDATLVNTTSLPDFIEQLNLEGIEVRVDRDRKGNPKGIAYKLDGVSMAGSSVGKAYSLPRILKRIESISEQGIHSNSPDMASHISQVIREQVKAGMTMPQLIEQLKHSGIDAHVKYTRTKKIKGISYSLGSNSIQGNELGKEFSWGGLQKYLQISYDPARDRSIILEMQSADRKVVNQPVDSLHQSEQSFSDSLLKELVIELEKQRSLKVSKLNQSENITKSEIPVNPEQDRNNHAQMVAAICHQILNELGADRFGEVGKNSYGIQRSGDILTVERLRGDRQIILQVRGQEIELADLSEFDIQQFDQAWLHRSQARQQNIDSQAKIV